ccaccacccccagccccacccccgcccccgccccgccgacCTCCCTGACGGCCTGGGGCCCTGCCGCAGgcactcccccaccctcctccacctccatctCCTGGAGCGCTGGGGACACAAAACAAGGGGTCTCCTGCAGGCTgggggggtgctggggtgctTCCCCAAGTGGGGTCAGGGTACTGAGAGGCACCAGGCTCGGATCCAGGACCCTAGCAGCTTCCCCTTCCAGGGAGGCCCCAGACGCCGGGAAGTGAGTGACACAGCTATAGAGGGAGCCAGTTAGAAGCCAAGTCAAAGTGCACCAGACCAGGGTCTGGTTAACCAGCTGCCGCCCTCTGGTCAAACCTGACACGGGGTGAGCTgggccagaggagggagggacagatgaTGCTGGGGCAGCACTGGGGTCCGGAGAGGACCTGGGCCAAGTTTGTGCATGGCCACAGGTCCCTGAATCCTCTCTAGCCTTACCACTTAGCCTGAGCAGTGCTGCCTCCTttaggaagccttcccagacttACCCCCCACCACTGAGGCATGAGTGGGGGCCCTGATCTGTGTCCCTACTCCCTCAGGCCCAGAACTCCAGAGCAGAGGGGCCAGATCCTGTCACTGTGTCCTCAGTGCCCCAACCACCTGAGGGGGTCAGAGTGTAGCATCCACTCGAAGCAGCAGTGGAGTGTAGGGGGTACTGCCGGAGACCCAGGAGGGGATGCCAGGcctgggatggggaagggaagCGGAAGCGTCCAGGAGGACTATGGTCCCCGGAGCAGAAAGAGCCCTCCCTGAGTCTAGTTGAAtccagggccaggtgagggctTTGCTGACCTGTGGCTccatggggggaggaggggcacccAGGTAGAATCCTCTCCTCCCCAGCTGACCAGAGATGCCAGTAGGTGGGGTGTGGAGGGGGAGCTTCAAAAGCAGCTGCAGGTGCCCACACAGGACCCCCAAAGCCCACCTGGACTTCATGAGTTGGGGGCAGCCAGGGGGCTTGGCaggcccttcctccctccacttgCTGCTGCATCCCATGAGGCTCTCACAGCCACCCCTGGATGCCCCCTTGCCAGCATTCCCTGCCCTTGAGGACCTTGGACTGAGGCAATGAAGACCACCTGTGGCCCTGAGGTCCTGCCCTGCCGTGTTGGACCCCTTGGCAGCTGGACACACTGGACCACCTTCACCCTCACCTTGGCTTTGCCTGGGACTTGTCCTATTCAAGGCGATACCTGGGACTGTGACCCGAGCAGCCAGTCTGTGGGTTCTGGTAGCAGCTGGTGAGCCCTCTCTCCTGGGTTGTTGGGGGGGCTGATGACAGAACCTGCCCTGGGTGGACAGTGAGGACAGTGAATTGCTTGGGGTCCCAGCAGGACAGGAAACAGGAAAGCAACAGAGCAGGGATGTGAGCCAGttgtctctgtttattttttggaAGGTACGGCTACCAGTTTGGGTCGACACCTTTGGCCCCCATAAGGCGGGGGGCCCTGAGAACAAAGACCACCCTGAACCACTGCCCAGCTGGCCAGCTGATGAGCAAAAAATAGCCATCCAAATTTGGGTCAGTAATAGTACAAAAAAGAACAGGACTGAATTCACGGCTTTCTCTCCCAAGCTTTGAAAGGTAGCAGTCCGGGCTATAAAAGTCTAGAAGCATTGCGTAAGAAGTGTTAAATCTACAGCAAATACATCTtgtaaaaactcaataaattatatatatagatatatataaactTGTAACATCTAATAACATCTGAACCGGTGCACAGGGCTGGCCCCCACTGGAAATGGCCTCCCCACCCGGAACACACGGCAATTAGAACTTGTATGAAAATACCGGCTTGCTTTgaagtccaaaaaaataaatctcctaAAGAAAAACCCTATAGAAATCTAATTCCCCTGCAAAAGGAGGCCAAAGGAAATAGAATATCCTCGCTAGAATCACCTCAAACTATTCAGGACCCTGGCGGGCACTGGAGACCAAGCTCAAGTCTGGGGTGACGCTGGCCGCacccagcacctgcccctccaATGGGGCCACCCTGCCAACAGAAGCTTGGACTTTCTCAGCTGTTAATAAGTTAAAACTGAAACTTCTCTGCATGCGGTGGGCTAAACATGGCGGGGGGACAGGGATAGGGGGTCTGGGGGTTGATAAATAGCTTTACAAATATACAGGTCCaggtacaatttttaaaacaaaaccgcAGTGCTAGAAAAGCCCTCCATCCTCTGCTGGTTCTTGTGTCGTCTCCGCACTGAGTCTCACTGGAAGCCTCCCTGGCCCTCCGGGGTCCCGTGCCCGCGACACCAGCTCTTCTCccatatagatatttatatatatatgtgtgtgtcctaTACACAGcttctatttatataaatgtacacTCGTCTCTGGATGAACCTCTCAGAAGTTAAAGGCTCCTGCCTTCGGGTACCCGTAATTCAGTCTCCAAGGAGCAgggtgggaagtggggaaggctggggtgggggtgctcacCCCAACCCCCGGGGACAAGATGCCGCTTGGGAGGGACGTGTGCCACGTGGGGGTTCCCTGCAGGCTCAGCTCAGGCACTGGGAGGGGCCTGGGTCCACACtggaggctccatgtggggcagCAGCTGAGGGaatgggggagcctgggggaagGGGCCCCAGGGAGGAGCCCCTTTACATTCTACATTCGGTCCCCCTGGTGCTGCCAGCCAGCACAGGTGGCCAGGAGGTCATTGTACAGCAGGGCGGGTGCTCCAGGGATTCCAGCGCCGGGGCCTCgagacacacccacacacatgtgTGCCCACACAGACAGAAAGTCGTCTGTCCATCAGGCTGGCCCAGGGCTCAAGCCTGGGCCAGGAGGCCCCAGTGGTTGACAGCACACCACCAGCAGCATAGTGAGCTGAGGTCTGCTCTCACATTGACGGGGGCTCAGCCTGCAGGCCGGTGGCCCTTCACGTCCGAGGACCCCCACCGCCGGGTGGGGCTGGAGGCAGCAGGTCATGGGCAAACACGGAATCATCCCCCgaggagctggagctgggagTGTCCTGGCCGCCTGGTGAGTACTGCTCAAAAGGCACCGACAGGTCCAGATACTCCTGTGGGCGCGTGGCGGTCAGTGCTGTACCCCAATGCACAGTCCAGGGGACGCTGCACCCcctgggccccccgcccccgccctgcacTCACATCAGTGGACGTCACAGTGAGGATGCGGTCCAGATCCTCCACTAGCTGCTTGAACGTGGGCCTCTGGGAAGGCACGGCATGCCAGCACTCCCGCATGATCATGTACCTGGGAGCATCATGCTGGGGTGAGGCTTCCACCTGGTGCCCACCTGCACCCAGCCCACACTGCCTCCCATGACCCTGGCCCCAGCCAGGCCCTGGCTGCCGCCACCTGTGGGGCCGAGTGCTCAGAAGGGGACTGCAGGGCGCGTACACTCACAGGTCGTGTGTGCAGTTGGCTGGCTTGTCCATGCGGTGGCCCTCCTTCAGCAGCTTGAAGAGCTCCTCCACTGGGATGCCAGGGTATGGGGAGCCCCCCAGGGTAAAGATCTCCCAGAGCAGCACCCCAAAGGACCAGCTGGCAGGGAGCATGGGACCGTCAGCCTACCCTGCCAGCCGACCGCCTGCCCTGAACAGACCCCAtggagagcagagagcccaagaggccacatctaGCTCTGTCCAGCAtccctgcagctccccaccctccGGCCCCACCCCGGGTCTGGGAGACCACATACACATCACTCTGGTGGGTGTAGACTCGGTCAAACAGGGCCTCGGGTGCCATCCACTTCACAGGCAGCCGGccctgggatggggagggggcatgTTGACGGCCAGGTGCcctggcgggggggcgggggggcagcttctccctccccccccttccccagactgcccctcctccagccagGCTCACGTTGGTGGTCTTCTTGTAATAGTCGAGGTTGTGCACGTCCCGAGCCAGGCCGAAGTCTGCAATCTTCATCACATTGTCCTCGGTCACCAGCACGTTACGGGCTGCCAGGTCCCTGTGGATGCactgggggcagggcggggggcagggctGAAGCTCCCAAGTGGTCCTGGCAGGCTGAAGGACCCAGCaaccctcctcccacctcctgctcACCTTCTGGGAAGCCAGGTACTCCATGCCCCGTGCCACCTGATAGGCACAGGACACCAGGTCCTTGCAGGTGAGCTGCTCCTCAGGCAGCTTGCAGGTGTCGAAGGAGTAGTCCATGCCCGGGGGCCTCCTTGCCCGCAGGTATTCCCGCAGGTTGCCCTTGGCTGCATACTCCACCAGCACGTACAGGGGTCCTGGGAGCAGAGGCGGCTGAGACAAGGGCCCCTGCCCTCGGGACCGGCCGGCACCAGTGGCCCACCCAGCCGCAGCACATACCACCCTGGGTGCAGGCTCCCAGAAGATTGATGATGTTCTTGTGCCTGCCGATCATCTTCATCATCTCCATCTCAGACACCAGGTCTGAGAGGTCCTTGTCCGTGGCATCATCTGTGCAGGAAGGAGAGTGAGTCAGGTGCCACCACCCCAGCCCTTGCCCAAGCTCCCCTTGTTacatccctccccttcctcacctTTTAGCATCTTCACAGCCACAGTGACAGGCTTGGCAGCCCGGTCCTTGTCAATACCGATGGCCTCTGCCATGACCACCTGGCCAAAGCAGCCTTCCCCAAGAGGCTTGCCTAGGGTCAGCCTGGTGGCAGAAACACAGAAGCAATGAGTATTCCCACCAGCTTGAGGCCCTGTCCTGGGTGGTCTCTGAGGCCCACTGCTGCTgtttccaggaagccctccataCTTGCCCCACAACCTTGCTCATGAGGATGAAGGACGCTGACCCTCCAGCCTCACTCTGTTGCAGGGCCCTCCAACAGAGCACTCTGCAAGGGGTGACCCGCACCTCAGGAGCATCTGGCTCCAACCCTGCATCCAGCAGTCATCACACTGCCCATCATGCAGATTCCTACTTGCCTCTGATCTAAACCCAATCATATTTCTGAGTGGTGCCTCCTCCCCTACCACAGGGCCACACTCCACATGTGCCCCGACCCCCACCAGATCAGGGCCCAGCCCCAGCACACATGGTCACATCACCAACACTGACCGGGCCCTGGACAGCTCCCACTTGGGGTCAGCAGGCAGCTCCAGCTCAGAGACGTTGGCCAGTGCAGGGCCCTCCCCAGAAGACAGCCGGGCGATACGCACCAGTGGCGTGTTAGAGTTCATGGACGAGTTGGACTCCAAGGACACCTGCTTGGGTCGGCAGGGACAGGTTGGTGCCACGGGGCCAAACCACAGCAGGAGTAGGGGTGGCAGGGCGCCCCTGGGGACAGCAAGGCTTCAGCTTTGCCCGTGTAGACAGGGCTGGCTAGGTTGTGTGGGCCAGGGTAACTCCCAGGTGTCACTTGGTGAAGACAAATAAcccaggctccatgtggggaccGCTTAGACAGGGGCTGGGCTGGCTCAGCCACCACAGAGACCTGCACCCCAGGGCAGGCCCCAGGCCTAAGACACCGCAGGGCATCCCTGAGCTCAGGAGCCTGGAAGCCTGGGCCGTGGGGATGTCCGGGAGGCCAGGCGGCTCGGAACCTGGTATCTACTTTCTGTTACCTGTCGCTTGAGTGGAAAGCGGGAGACCTTGTGCACGGTAGGCGAGCCCAGGCCCTTCTTCGGGGGAGTGCGCAGACGGCACAGTGTCACAGCTGCCACCACcaggatgaagaggaggaagcCCACCCCGTAGCTGAGGACACCTGCGTACACGCTGCCAGCCTCACCAGCCTCCACCAGCTCCTCCTCGGCTGCAAAGACACGGGTGTTGCAGGCCTGGCCCAGCCACACAGGGGCCCCCACGGGCTGCCCTGGGCCGGAACCAGAGGCACAGTGGGCATGGGGAAAGGGACTGAGAcgccaggatgggggtggggggggacgcCACGGCCTCAGTGGCCCCCCTTCACTGAGGGTCCTGCAGTCAGAAATGCTGGGTCAGGAGGGGGACACCCAAGAGAGAAGGAGCCCAGCACAGCCAGCAGCATTCACACCCGCCACCCAGGGAGACACCAGAGCTGCCACCTAGGCTGTGGGGACCTGACTGAGAGTGGGGCGGCTCCAGGGAGGCCCCTCTGAGCCAAGACACTGCATGTCAACTTTGCTCCCATATCAGCCACAGGGCCTGGCGCACGAGTTCTGTGGAGCAAGGTGGCCGTGAGCTGCAGGGCCCCCTGCCTGTCCCTGGCAGCCGTGGAGTGTCCCAAGCCAGCGACCCCAAGAGGACAGGAACAGAGCGAGCACCAGCAGGAGCCAGTACCTGGCAGCACCACCAGCCACGCAGAGTGATGGGAAAACCCGATAGAATTGCCCGCCAGACACGTGTACTCCCCCGCGTCCTCAAAGGTGACATTGCGTAAGGACAGAACCTCTAGCTCCTTGTCGGTGGTGTTAGCGCCCGCCGTctataaagagagaacagagcgCGATAGGCGAGCGCCAGCACCTCCCACGGGCACCACAGCCAGAGTCCACATGGTGACGATCCCGCCAGGCTGCAAAGAAAACGctgccgccgccaccaccaccaccactgccatgACCACGGCCACGGCGCCAAGGGTCCTCTGCCTTGTGCGTCCACACAGAGCCCGAAGCCAGTCCCTCCACCGGCGAATCCTCTGTCCCAGGTGAGCGCCAGGCGTGCGGCCAGCAGCAGGCTGCGCAAACGCAGCATGCAGGGTTAGCGTGTACGCTGGGGGGGTGCAGGAGAATAGGTGAACTGATGGGTGGACAAACAGACCAATGGGAAGTGAGTAGGCAGCGGAGCCAGGGgcgggaaagggagagagaaagatacaCAGCACACCGGCGTGCACACACACcaacacgcacgcacacacacgggggtaggggcagaagcagaagccTAGAGAGGTACAGCCCCCACTGGGGCTGAAGtcctgggggtgtgtgtgggagcGCAGGCAGGGTCAGCACAGGCCACGGGGGCTGGAAGCAGGCGGTCACAGTGGAGACCAGAGACACCAGCATGGCAGAGGTGGCTCCATCGGGAGTGCAGTGCGAGCCACAGGGCGGGGAGCGAGCAGGATGGGGGCGTGCAGGTGGGCGCATGGCCAGGGCATCGGAGCTGGAGCTCGGCGTGCCAGACAGCATGGGACAGAGTTGTTACCTGCTTGGGGCCCGTGAACACGCAGCCAAAAGGCCTTCTCAGCCACGCCTATGAAATTGGAGGCTCGACAGAGGTACTCGCCCCCGTCACGCTCGGACACATTGGCCAGGCGGAGGCGTGCGTCGGCCTCCACACTCTCACTGATCCAGGACTGCGGGGACAAGAGACCCGGCTTAGGCGCGCCCTTGGCAGCCCGGCCGGGCACAGAGTGGCCATGCAGGAGCAGGCCCTGGTACAGACCCTGCCACGAGGGTGGCCCTCAGAGAATGGAGAAGGGGGTGTGGCTAGGCTATGCCAGGcaggaaggctgcctggaggagacAACAGAAGCACCTTCCAGTGGCAGGCCATGGTTCCACAGGAGGCACCTTCTCCACGTGCACCCACTACAGCCCAGAGTGCAGCCCTGGCAGGCAGCCCTCCAAGAGGCCCTCCTGGGCTGGCATGCAGCCTGCCTGCCTCTGGGGTCCTGGATGGGCCTGCTATGTTGCTGCCTGGCTCACGGTAAGCATGTTCCCATGCATGTCGAGATCTCACCCGACCAGGCCACCATGGCCTCTCCAGTCGGGTCTGGACTCCTGCCCTCAGCCCAAgtgcctgctccccacccccaccagcaacAGATGTTTCTCTTTGGGCTGAGAGTGTTGCAACCTTCCCAGCTCGGGTGGCCCCCGCCCCTCAGGCCGTGGGAACGAAGCTGAGGCCCTGCTGGCCCAAGCAAGGGccgagggaggcaggcaggcagcaagCCGTGCTCTGCACACCCGGACGGTGCCGGGTGAGGGTGGCACAAGGAGTGGCTGACAGCACCTCAGGCCCAGAATGTGCCACCTGCCTGCCCCAGGCCTGGAGCTTGAGCCCGGCCTAGGGCACCATCTGTAGGCCTGCCTCCAGGGCTAAGGCCAACCCTTAGagcagacagggaaactgaggactCACAGCAGGGCCACATGCTccaacctcccctcccccacaccaccAGTGCTGAGCCGAGCCGGGCCTCCCTGTACCACTTCTCCCCTGATGGTGCGAGGCCTGGGTCCCATCTGCCGGCGCCCAGCCAGGGGTGCCACCCACCTTGAGCACAGTGACGTAGGGCGTACCGTCGGGCCCCACTTTGCTGCCGTTCACCTCCACATGCTTGAGCCACTGGATGTGGGGCTGGGCGTCGCTGTACACCTTGCAGTGGAACTCCACATCACTGCCCAGCACGGCCGTCTGGTTGGCCGGCAGCCCGGCCTGCAGGATGGGCCGGTGCGGGGAGCGCTCTGGGGGGGCAGATGGGGTCAGCGCTGCCCCTGGCTCTGCCCAGCCGCCAGCCCTTGCCCGCATTCTGGGGCCTCACCCAGCACGTCCAGAGTGTACGTCTGCCGGATGCTGCCAAACTTGTTCTCCACAACGCATGTGTAGTTCCCACGGTCCGAGGGCACCACGCTCTCCATGACCAGGCTCCACTGCTGATGTCGCAGCTGCAGGCGGGCGCGCGGGTGAGGGGACAGCAGGCCGAGGCCCCCACCGGCCAGCGCCACCCACCGCCAGGCCCACCTTGATGCCACCAATGCGATGCTCGCCTCGGAACTCCTTGCCGTTCTTCAGCCACGAGATGGACGGCGTGGGGTTGCCAGCGGCCGGGCAGCGGAAGCGCACAGTGTTGGCGGCCGGCACAGCCAGCAGCTTCTTGTCCATCCGCTCAGGCCGTGTCCAGTACGGAGCCCCTGCTGGCAGAGGGGCACATGGCAGCTAGCCCCCTGAGGGGAGCAGAGGCCCACCTGTCCCTTGCCTCTCCAGCCTCAGCATCCCCTCTGCCTCGATGGTCCCAGAATCACCTCCTGGAATTCTCAAGGCTAAGCCACATGGTCCCTCCCTGACTGCCTCCCCAGGAACCCACTCCCGACAAGAGGGCTCCCTGACCCGGGAGCCTTCAAGATACCAGGGTACCTCCCAGGGGAGGCCCATCTGGGGCAGGCCCACTGATGGAGACCCCACTGGCAGTGGAACCAGGTCAGCCTAGGGCACAGAGCCCAGCGGGATGGGCATGCCAGGCTCTGGAAGCAGTTTACCAGGATGTAAGACCCAACCACCCACAGAGCCCTGAGTCTTAAAGGTAGCCAGTGCCTGCCAGGATTCATGAGACCCCAAGTCACCCTCTAGCTCACAACAGGGCCTGATGGAAGCGGGAGGGGACGCGGCAACGAGGCTCAGATGTGGCATCTGGGAGGCCCTGACCTTTCCTGGTTTTCAGGGTTGAGCCCATCCCCACCCTAAGTGGTTTCCATCCTCCAATGCTGGGGTAAGGGGTGCATTCTTGTCATGGGAGGCTGGATGGGCATCCCCCAGGGCCGGGGAGAGACAcccctctcacccccacccctgccctgttGCCTTCAACATAGCCATCTGGTGAAGAAGGGCACTGAGGCTCAGGCAGGGAGCCCTCTGGAGGCAGAGACCATGGTGACTCAGCACCCCTGACAATGCctgtggagggcagccctggcGTTGGCCCTTGGGGCCCCTGAGCCCACTGGattgggttggggtgggggggggggtaccaGCACTGCCCCATGTGGCCAGGGTGGTCGGGAGGACAGAGCAACTGGGCCTGGACTTTGGCTTCTGAACTTCCTGGCAGCCAGAGGAAATAGGGAAAA
The Canis lupus baileyi chromosome 2, mCanLup2.hap1, whole genome shotgun sequence genome window above contains:
- the FGFR3 gene encoding fibroblast growth factor receptor 3 isoform X1, whose translation is MGAPARALALCVAVAVVTGAASGPPGMEQRVVRRAAETPGPEPGQQEPLVFGSGDTVELTCPSPIDSPTGPSIWVKDGVGLVPSDRILVGPRRLQVLNASHEDAGTYSCRQRLTQRILCHFSVRVTDAPSSGDDEDGEDEAEDTAGAPYWTRPERMDKKLLAVPAANTVRFRCPAAGNPTPSISWLKNGKEFRGEHRIGGIKLRHQQWSLVMESVVPSDRGNYTCVVENKFGSIRQTYTLDVLERSPHRPILQAGLPANQTAVLGSDVEFHCKVYSDAQPHIQWLKHVEVNGSKVGPDGTPYVTVLKSWISESVEADARLRLANVSERDGGEYLCRASNFIGVAEKAFWLRVHGPQAAEEELVEAGEAGSVYAGVLSYGVGFLLFILVVAAVTLCRLRTPPKKGLGSPTVHKVSRFPLKRQVTVSLESNSSMNSNTPLVRIARLSSGEGPALANVSELELPADPKWELSRARLTLGKPLGEGCFGQVVMAEAIGIDKDRAAKPVTVAVKMLKDDATDKDLSDLVSEMEMMKMIGRHKNIINLLGACTQGGPLYVLVEYAAKGNLREYLRARRPPGMDYSFDTCKLPEEQLTCKDLVSCAYQVARGMEYLASQKCIHRDLAARNVLVTEDNVMKIADFGLARDVHNLDYYKKTTNGRLPVKWMAPEALFDRVYTHQSDVWSFGVLLWEIFTLGGSPYPGIPVEELFKLLKEGHRMDKPANCTHDLYMIMRECWHAVPSQRPTFKQLVEDLDRILTVTSTDEYLDLSVPFEQYSPGGQDTPSSSSSGDDSVFAHDLLPPAPPGGGGPRT
- the FGFR3 gene encoding fibroblast growth factor receptor 3 isoform X8 produces the protein MGAPARALALCVAVAVVTGAASGPPGMEQRVVRRAAETPGPEPGQQEPLVFGSGDTVELTCPSPIDSPTGPSIWVKDGVGLVPSDRILVGPRRLQVLNASHEDAGTYSCRQRLTQRILCHFSVRVTDAPSSGDDEDGEDEAEDTAGAPYWTRPERMDKKLLAVPAANTVRFRCPAAGNPTPSISWLKNGKEFRGEHRIGGIKLRHQQWSLVMESVVPSDRGNYTCVVENKFGSIRQTYTLDVLERSPHRPILQAGLPANQTAVLGSDVEFHCKVYSDAQPHIQWLKHVEVNGSKVGPDGTPYVTVLKTAGANTTDKELEVLSLRNVTFEDAGEYTCLAGNSIGFSHHSAWLVVLPAEEELVEAGEAGSVYAGVLSYGVGFLLFILVVAAVTLCRLRTPPKKGLGSPTVHKVSRFPLKRQVSLESNSSMNSNTPLVRIARLSSGEGPALANVSELELPADPKWELSRARLTLGKPLGEGCFGQVVMAEAIGIDKDRAAKPVTVAVKMLKDDATDKDLSDLVSEMEMMKMIGRHKNIINLLGACTQGGPLYVLVEYAAKGNLREYLRARRPPGMDYSFDTCKLPEEQLTCKDLVSCAYQVARGMEYLASQKCIHRDLAARNVLVTEDNVMKIADFGLARDVHNLDYYKKTTNGRLPVKWMAPEALFDRVYTHQSDVWSFGVLLWEIFTLGGSPYPGIPVEELFKLLKEGHRMDKPANCTHDLYMIMRECWHAVPSQRPTFKQLVEDLDRILTVTSTDEYLDLSVPFEQYSPGGQDTPSSSSSGDDSVFAHDLLPPAPPGGGGPRT
- the FGFR3 gene encoding fibroblast growth factor receptor 3 isoform X3, yielding MGAPARALALCVAVAVVTGAASGPPGMEQRVVRRAAETPGPEPGQQEPLVFGSGDTVELTCPSPIDSPTGPSIWVKDGVGLVPSDRILVGPRRLQVLNASHEDAGTYSCRQRLTQRILCHFSVRVTDAPSSGDDEDGEDEAEDTGAPYWTRPERMDKKLLAVPAANTVRFRCPAAGNPTPSISWLKNGKEFRGEHRIGGIKLRHQQWSLVMESVVPSDRGNYTCVVENKFGSIRQTYTLDVLERSPHRPILQAGLPANQTAVLGSDVEFHCKVYSDAQPHIQWLKHVEVNGSKVGPDGTPYVTVLKSWISESVEADARLRLANVSERDGGEYLCRASNFIGVAEKAFWLRVHGPQAAEEELVEAGEAGSVYAGVLSYGVGFLLFILVVAAVTLCRLRTPPKKGLGSPTVHKVSRFPLKRQVTVSLESNSSMNSNTPLVRIARLSSGEGPALANVSELELPADPKWELSRARLTLGKPLGEGCFGQVVMAEAIGIDKDRAAKPVTVAVKMLKDDATDKDLSDLVSEMEMMKMIGRHKNIINLLGACTQGGPLYVLVEYAAKGNLREYLRARRPPGMDYSFDTCKLPEEQLTCKDLVSCAYQVARGMEYLASQKCIHRDLAARNVLVTEDNVMKIADFGLARDVHNLDYYKKTTNGRLPVKWMAPEALFDRVYTHQSDVWSFGVLLWEIFTLGGSPYPGIPVEELFKLLKEGHRMDKPANCTHDLYMIMRECWHAVPSQRPTFKQLVEDLDRILTVTSTDEYLDLSVPFEQYSPGGQDTPSSSSSGDDSVFAHDLLPPAPPGGGGPRT
- the FGFR3 gene encoding fibroblast growth factor receptor 3 isoform X10, whose protein sequence is MGAPARALALCVAVAVVTGAASGPPGMEQRVVRRAAETPGPEPGQQEPLVFGSGDTVELTCPSPIDSPTGPSIWVKDGVGLVPSDRILVGPRRLQVLNASHEDAGTYSCRQRLTQRILCHFSVRVTDAPSSGDDEDGEDEAEDTGAPYWTRPERMDKKLLAVPAANTVRFRCPAAGNPTPSISWLKNGKEFRGEHRIGGIKLRHQQWSLVMESVVPSDRGNYTCVVENKFGSIRQTYTLDVLERSPHRPILQAGLPANQTAVLGSDVEFHCKVYSDAQPHIQWLKHVEVNGSKVGPDGTPYVTVLKTAGANTTDKELEVLSLRNVTFEDAGEYTCLAGNSIGFSHHSAWLVVLPAEEELVEAGEAGSVYAGVLSYGVGFLLFILVVAAVTLCRLRTPPKKGLGSPTVHKVSRFPLKRQVSLESNSSMNSNTPLVRIARLSSGEGPALANVSELELPADPKWELSRARLTLGKPLGEGCFGQVVMAEAIGIDKDRAAKPVTVAVKMLKDDATDKDLSDLVSEMEMMKMIGRHKNIINLLGACTQGGPLYVLVEYAAKGNLREYLRARRPPGMDYSFDTCKLPEEQLTCKDLVSCAYQVARGMEYLASQKCIHRDLAARNVLVTEDNVMKIADFGLARDVHNLDYYKKTTNGRLPVKWMAPEALFDRVYTHQSDVWSFGVLLWEIFTLGGSPYPGIPVEELFKLLKEGHRMDKPANCTHDLYMIMRECWHAVPSQRPTFKQLVEDLDRILTVTSTDEYLDLSVPFEQYSPGGQDTPSSSSSGDDSVFAHDLLPPAPPGGGGPRT